The following coding sequences lie in one Vanacampus margaritifer isolate UIUO_Vmar chromosome 16, RoL_Vmar_1.0, whole genome shotgun sequence genomic window:
- the LOC144036505 gene encoding uncharacterized protein LOC144036505 has translation MPPLPLDERIVVIQRPKNITLCEASPQAVPHHSSQISASSNGQISRAPRPHFYSPTCKSLTLECKRRSSRGQKTPGDHSAVPPGYRNDPSHCHSNGTVTLSPRLPSHTHTIDIRLTLDKSGRAGISNSLGHSGSAKGARGKCTPSYSDQIERRTAGAEHKPQRSRHGQPSSSAGGVLQFVPAQAQQHNLKDVKEKENTTFLKRPDPEFPLLDHKTSKLGTVHHGLPHHHNSVPVPHAAILNHPSSSPPQPSRIPATFQQFHQPRPSRHRDHRPHILHGLPLSPCTSHTGGFPSPDHTCTIDCTRPFGCGCWRLVGCRGSKGHASSCQAGGGSSSTSFSGAHNVVKKGGKEMGLRNLGGCLSTASTSNTSSTNSTVSEHRSSLFKPLRCASCSNEAANFESPAILRKKMVGGCLPCAPISSSAPLRAIQSCVTGCNPKASHTGSSTCSYCSSDPIVVTFNPRRGKPPGRSIGAPHSAMFQADDDDYSVRTIWPEELARKMTHTENHCAGIGIGVGKTTLRQIQNESKRAGLVRLDCENLQGYAHSQLTDHAGRRRLKQDKMAALDFMGCRSGSGHDEQRSSLRRLLNKADDAGMAGTLEHNRDTPYPCSPSPRSPSPPSPVSFSPPPSAPSTLIKPKPWQRDRDGGHSLPSAQSLHLALNSLNRDQNEEKSRMHLSLPLSSSLPASLSDESAMTPDAENAVISAILPFLFLGNERDAQDLDLLLHLNIGYVVNVTTHLPLYHLKSGLHYKRLPATDNSKQNLRQYFEEVFEFIEEAYQSGQGVLVHCQAGVSRSATIVIAYLMKHTLMTMTDAYKYVRSRRPVVSPNLNFMGQLLEFERDLNSGVTPRILMPKLDGVETQVPTFTVNASSTVKAEAEIRMKGDTPVNSTMSVGQARKLVEQLKIEASFCRIKVSKAAADLMAYCDAHACDDPLITPVPTSENPFREKKFFCALL, from the exons ATGCCTCCTCTTCCCCTCGACGAACGCATAGTGGTCATCCAGCGGCCTAAAAACATAACCTTGTGCGAGGCTTCCCCTCAAGCCGTCCCACATCACTCGTCTCAGATATCCGCTTCTTCCAATGGACAAATCAGCCGAGCTCCCCGTCCTCATTTCTACTCACCCACCTGTAAATCTCTGACTTTGGAATGCAAGCGCAGATCTTCCCGCGGACAGAAAACCCCGGGCGACCATTCGGCTGTGCCGCCGGGTTACAGAAACGACCCGAGTCACTGCCACAGCAACGGAACTGTAACCCTCAGCCCACGACTGCCGTCCCACACGCATACTATTGATATCAGATTGACTCTGGACAAAAGCGGCAGAGCGGGAATCAGCAACTCGCTCGGCCATAGCGGAAGTGCCAAGGGTGCGCGGGGAAAATGCACCCCTTCGTACTCAGATCAGATTGAGAGAAGAACTGCTGGAGCCGAACACAAACCGCAGCGAAGTCGACACGGTCAGCCGTCGTCATCCGCCGGAGGAGTCCTGCAGTTTGTCCCTGCGCAGGCACAGCAGCACAACCTCAAGGATgtaaaagagaaagaaaacacaACTTTCCTGAAAAGACCTGACCCTGAATTCCCTTTGCTGGATCACAAGACTTCCAAGCTGGGCACGGTTCACCACGGTCTTCCCCACCACCACAATTCCGTCCCCGTTCCCCACGCAGCCATCCTGAACCATCCCTCTTCCTCTCCCCCTCAACCCTCTCGCATCCCCGCCACCTTCCAACAATTCCACCAGCCGCGCCCATCCCGCCACAGAGATCACCGTCCCCACATCCTTCACGGTCTCCCCCTGTCCCCGTGCACGTCCCACACCGGAGGTTTCCCCAGTCCCGACCACACCTGCACCATCGACTGCACCCGCCCCTTCGGATGCGGTTGCTGGAGGTTGGTCGGATGCCGAGGGTCTAAAGGACACGCCTCCAGTTGCCAAGCGGGCGGAGGCAGCTCTTCCACCTCGTTTTCTGGCGCCCACAATGTTGTGAAAAAAGGAGGCAAAGAAATGGGCCTGAGGAATTTGGGAGGGTGTCTCTCCACCGCCTCCACCTCCAACACTTCCTCAACCAACAGCACTGTGTCTGAACACCGATCAAGCCTGTTCAAACCTCTCCGCTGTGCCTCCTGCTCCAATGAGGCCGCAAACTTCGAGAGCCCCGCGATTCTTCGGAAGAAAATGGTCGGGGGGTGTCTGCCTTGCGCCCCCATATCCTCTTCTGCCCCTCTTCGGGCAATACAAAGCTGTGTCACGGGCTGCAATCCCAAAGCCTCCCACACAGGTAGCTCCACCTGTAGCTATTGTAGCAGCGATCCCATAGTGGTGACCTTCAACCCTCGTAGAGGTAAACCCCCAGGAAGAAGCATCGGCGCACCTCATTCGGCTATGTTTCAAGCTGATGATGACGATTACAGCGTACGAACTATCTGGCCTGAAGAACTGGCGAGAAAGATGACCCATACGGAGAATCACTGTGCCGGGATCGGAATAGGAGTCGGAAAGACGACTTTGAGGCAGATCCAAAACGAAAGCAAAAGAGCCGGGCTTGTCCGTCTCGACTGCGAAAACCTCCAGGGGTACGCACACTCTCAGCTCACAGACCACGCCGGCCGGCGCCGACTGAAGCaggacaagatggccgccctggaTTTTATGGGCTGCAGGTCAGGATCGGGACACGACGAACAACGGAGCTCGCTCAGGAGGCTTCTGAATAAAGCAGACGACGCAGGAATGGCGGGCACGCTCGAGCACAATCGAGACACGCCGTATCCTTGCTCGCCTTCGCCGCGCTCCCCTTCTCCGCCGTCGCCGGTTTCCTTTTCGCCTCCGCCGTCCGCTCCCAGCACGCTCATCAAACCCAAACCCTGGCAGAGAGACAGGGACGGGGGACATTCGCTACCATCGGCCCAGTCCCTTCACTTGGCTCTGAACTCGCTCAACAGAGATCAAAATGAGGAGAAGAGCAGAA TGCACCTCTCTCTGCCGCTCTCCTCTTCGCTGCCCGCCTCCCTGTCTGATGAGTCCGCCATGACTCCCGACGCGGAGAACGCCGTGATCAGCGCCATCCTGCCGTTCCTGTTTCTTGGAAACGAAAGGGATGCTCAAGATCTGGATCTGCTGTTGCACCTCAACATCGGCTACGTGGTCAATGTGACGACGCACCTTCCCCTCTACCACCTTAAATCAGGACTGCACTACAAAAGGCTGCCAGCCACAgacaacagcaaacaaaaccTTCGACAATACTTTGAGGAGGTTTTTGAGTTTATTG AGGAAGCATATCAAAGCGGCCAGGGTGTGTTGGTGCATTGCCAGGCGGGCGTGTCCCGTTCTGCCACCATCGTCATCGCCTACCTAATGAAGCACACCCTCATGACCATGACGGACGCCTACAAATACGTGCGCAGCCGTCGTCCCGTGGTGTCCCCGAATCTAAACTTCATGGGGCAGCTTTTGGAGTTTGAGAGGGACCTCAACTCCGGGGTGACTCCTCGGATCCTGATGCCTAAACTTGACGGTGTGGAGACGCAG GTACCAACATTCACTGTGAACGCTTCTTCTACTGTGAAGGCGGAGGCCGAAATCAG AATGAAAGGAGACACCCCAGTGAACAGCACTATGAGTGTCGGCCAGGCCAGGAAGCTGGTTGAGCAACTGAAGATCGAGGCTAGTTTCTGCAGaataaag GTGTCCAAGGCTGCCGCAGACCTGATGGCGTACTGTGATGCCCACGCTTGCGACGACCCCCTGATCACACCCGTGCCCACTTCAGAGAACCCTTTCCGGGAGAAGAAGTTCTTTTGCGCTCTGCTTTGA
- the banf1 gene encoding barrier-to-autointegration factor has protein sequence MSSTSQKHRDFVTEPIGEKPVFALGGIGEVLGKRLEEKGFDKAYVVLGQFLLLKKDEELFREWLKDTCGANSKQQGDCFNCLKEWCDAFL, from the exons ATGTCTTCGACATCACAGAAACATCGCGACTTTGTGACTGAGCCAATAGGAGAAAAACCCGTGTTTGCTCTCGGTGGCATCGGCGAGGTCCTTGGCAAAAGACTGGAGGAGAAAGGGTTTGACAAG GCGTACGTTGTCCTTGGACAGTTTCTGCTGCTAAAGAAAGATGAGGAGCTTTTCCGGGAATGGCTTAAGGACACTTGTGGCGCAAACTCAAAACAACAAGGTGACTGCTTCAACTGCCTTAAAGAATGGTGTGACGCCTTCCTATAA